A region of Vigna radiata var. radiata cultivar VC1973A chromosome 10, Vradiata_ver6, whole genome shotgun sequence DNA encodes the following proteins:
- the LOC106774894 gene encoding stigma-specific STIG1-like protein 1: protein MKFLLQIVFLVAMLMALVIADAQTVKKKESAFLSTMKSQNSTKKPVTPSSESEELASLRGAKSLHGHKTVRGAMTCDKYPRVCRTKGSEGPDCCKKKCVNVSTDRNNCGMCGKKCKYSQLCCKGKCVNPMVDKHHCGKCGNKCTKGDSCVFGLCSYA from the coding sequence ATGAAGTTCCTTCTTCAGATAGTCTTCCTTGTGGCGATGCTAATGGCTTTGGTCATTGCTGATGCACAAAcagtaaagaaaaaagaatcagCATTCCTGAGCACCATGAAAAGCCAGAACTCTACTAAAAAGCCAGTTACCCCATCTTCTGAAAGTGAAGAATTAGCCTCTCTCCGTGGAGCCAAAAGCCTCCATGGGCATAAAACTGTGCGTGGAGCCATGACTTGTGATAAATATCCTAGAGTTTGTCGCACTAAGGGCAGCGAAGGACCTGACTGTTGCAAGAAGAAATGTGTGAATGTGTCAACTGACAGAAATAACTGTGGCATGTGTGGAAAGAAGTGCAAGTACTCGCAATTGTGTTGCAAAGGTAAATGTGTGAATCCTATGGTTGACAAGCACCATTGTGGAAAATGCGGCAACAAGTGCACCAAAGGGGATTCCTGCGTTTTTGGTTTGTGTAGCTATGCGTGA
- the LOC106775648 gene encoding stigma-specific STIG1-like protein 1 — protein MKLSKSLFGVVLIMALAITTLSGTSLDWNEEVKSHQGRRRFLSENGRVALTCEKNPKICLVKGSAGPDCCNNKCVKFSTDRLNCGRCGKKCSFGKICCEGKCVNPNTNKKHCGKCGNKCNTKASCVFGMCNYA, from the coding sequence ATGAAGTTGTCGAAGAGCCTCTTTGGTGTGGTGTTGATAATGGCTTTGGCCATTACTACTCTGTCAGGAACATCCTTAGATTGGAATGAAGAGGTAAAGTCTCATCAGGGAAGAAGGCGGTTCCTTTCCGAGAATGGAAGGGTGGCATTGACATGTGAAAAGAATCCGAAGATATGTCTTGTTAAAGGTAGTGCAGGGCCTGATTGCTGCAACAACAAGTGTGTGAAATTTTCGACAGATCGACTCAACTGTGGGAGGTGTGGAAAGAAATGCAGTTTCGGAAAGATATGTTGCGAAGGGAAGTGCGTCAACCCTAACACTAACAAGAAACATTGTGGCAAATGTGGCAACAAGTGCAACACCAAAGCTTCTTGTGTTTTTGGGATGTGCAACTATGCATAG
- the LOC106774563 gene encoding pre-mRNA cleavage factor Im 25 kDa subunit 2: MVSSQVVNTYPLSSYTFGTKEPKMEKDTSVADRLARMKVNYMKEGMRTSVEGILLVQEHNHPHILLLQIGNTFCKLPGGRLKPGENEIEGLKRKLTSKLGANSPALVPDWQIGECVAIWWRPNFETIMYPYCPPHITKPKECKKLFLVHLSEREYFAVPKNLKLLAVPLFELYDNVQRYGPVISTIPQQLSRFQFKMITN, translated from the exons aTGGTGTCGTCCCAAGTTGTGAATACATACCCGTTGTCGAGCTACACGTTTGGCACAAAGGAGCCCAAGATGGAGAAGGACACCTCCGTCGCCGATCGTCTCGCTCGCATGAAAGTCAA CTATATGAAGGAAGGAATGAGGACCAGTGTGGAAGGGATTTTACTG GTTCAAGAACATAATCATCCACATATACTTCTTCTGCAAATTGGAAACACGTTTTGCAAACTCCCGGGTGGTCGTCTCAAACCAGGAGAGAATG AAATTGAGGGCTTGAAGAGAAAGTTGACTAGCAAGCTTGGTGCTAATTCACCAGCTCTTGTGCCTGACTGGCAG ATAGGTGAGTGTGTTGCAATCTGGTGGAGGCCAAATTTTGAAACCATAATGTATCCATACTGCCCTCCTCATATCACAAAACCCAAG GAGTGCAAAAAACTTTTCCTTGTTCACTTATCTGAAAGGGAATACTTTGCAGTgcccaaaaatttaaaactacttGCTGTGCCATTGTTTGAACTCTATGACAATGTTCAG AGATACGGTCCAGTTATATCCACCATTCCTCAGCAGCTATCCAGATTCCAGTTTAAAATGATCACTAATTGA